A window of Fusarium falciforme chromosome 1, complete sequence genomic DNA:
CATCAGATCAACGCAAGAGCAGTTATACCATAGCCCACTTGAGCTCTAGTAACCTTTGCCATACAACAAGAAGTTGGGATATTAACGTACATACTATGATAAAGTTAGCATTCAATGTACCGAAACATGAAGAGGATGGTAGACTCACAAGATGATCAGTTCAACAGCATTACCGAACGTAACGTTCAGCAGGGCGCCAAGAGCATCTCCCATCTTACGCGCCACAGACTCGGTTGCAAACGCAAGCAGTCCGGCGAGAGGGATGATGGCAATGGCATTCATGGCAAAGACGACACCGCCATGGATGCCGTCAACCTGGGAGACGGCAATGCCGACGGGTACAAAGATGAGCAGGACATTAAGCCAGCTGTAAGTGACGGCCAGCCAGGTATTGCGGCGGATCTCGTCGATAAAGGTGCCCTTCTTGGCAGTATTTGTGTTTTCTTCAGATGGCTCCCCGGCCTTGGGTGTCGGCTCTACGACAGACCCCGACCGTGCAGCCTGAGAAGATGTATGAGATGGGATGTGCCCAGGTGGCATCTTGAGCTCGGAAGAGCCATTGTGGTTCGTGGAGTGGCCGTCGACGGCAGCTTGATCTGCGCGAGGGACATCATGGTGGTTATCCGATCGAGTCTTTTCGTCAAAGTCGTTGCGGTAAGGCTGCTGGCTCAAGCCAAAAGTGTTTCCGCCTTCAGGAGCCGTGGATGAAGGAGGCAAGAATCCATGCGCTGCGGGTTGTGCACCAGAGCGACTGCCATCTATATCGGGGGATTCAGAGGAGGCTTCCTTCATCGAACAGGCTTTTATCTTGAAATGTGCACGAGAGTACAGGATCTGTCTGTCTATCTGCTTTCTTTCTTGATAGGGAGTgtcttgaggatcttgggAAAAGGTCGAGAGACAGTTGTAAGTGAAGAAGAGGTGAAGGGccaagaggccaaggccttggCTTTAAGGCGGGATCGGGAATGGAGCGGGCCTCACcttcctcgagctgctccaagTTTCCCAGATCGGGGATGACGCTCTTTCGCAGTGAGGTGGGGTGGCGTCAGTGGAGAAGCACCCACTGAAACGGGCCCAGAGGCGCAATGATGCGTCGACCAGCGCTGAGGGAGCCCGCTAAAACGTGGATGATTACAGTGGATTTAGCGGTTGATTGGCCAGCCTGCCAGGGGAGTGATCAAGTGAGGCTGTGTGCCCCAGGCGATTCCCGAGACTCCATCCTTTCAAAGAATCTGGACTCTTCTGGAGGCGAGTGGTCAAGTGACTCTTTGCACAGTCATTCTATCCTCTATTGACGTGAGCATCACGCTTTGATTATTGTTGAGAGCCCTGAAGACAACAGAATCATCAGAAATCAACAGAGTACCGTCGTAACAAAGCACAAAGGCCTGTGCTCTCAAGCCCCATGTTCAATGCGGCGGTCCAGCAAACAGGCTACTGGGGGCGCTCAACGACGACGCACCTGGCCACGCGCTACATCAACAAGCTTATCGGCGAGAATCCCCTGTGCTATTCGGATCTTGCGTGCCGAGTTTGGCTTGGCATCGCCGGCTCCTCGTGGCGCTGTTGGTCACCCAGAGACGGGGATATGGCGTTGATTACGCAGTGCTAGAGCCGCCTTGCTTTGCCTCGTCCGTCAGAGGCAAGGGATCGACAGGGACCTTTCCCAGCCATCATTGTTGCATTCCTGTGGCTGTTGAGACCACCAACTTGGCCAAGAGTCTCCAGACCTCACGGCACAGTTACAGGAAATGTCGCTAATTACCGGGCCAGCGAGTTTCAGGTTTTGGCAAAACGCCCCAAAGACTCTATTCCAACGTTGCTTCATCACCTGAGTGACGTAACCCGGCCAAGTCGCAGCAGATCAACCATCATGACAACGACCAGGTGGGAACGGACTAAACACAAATCCGAGCCGAATATTGAATAAGCCGGCCGGATTCGAGCATGGGGCTCTGAGCGGCCCGGCGATGGGCTCGGCCCCGTTTCCATCTCGCTGCTCGAATTACCCCGAGTTCTCCACTCACTCGCCATCCATACCTTGGATACTCTACAACGATGAGACCTCTGTCCGCCTGCATAGCCTGCCGGTACGTTTCTGGGACTTGCCGCTGTTCGACTCGAGGGCCTGACGAGACGCTCTAGTGATCGCCGCAAGAAATGTGACCGCGCTCCTCAGTCGATACGCTGTAACCTCTGCATCAAGAGGGGCCTTGAATGTAGCTTTGAGAGCACCCCCGAAATACCTGACAAACCTCTCGAGCATGCTTCACCTGCCATCTTGAACGACCCAGACTTGTCCGAGGAACTGGTCGACCTCTACTTTCGTCACGGCAACATTGCCTTTCCCTGTCTGTTTCATTGGCCGTCGTTCAAGGCCTCTGTTAGAGATGGGACAGTCCCCAGAATCCTGTTTCTAGGAGCTGTTGGTCTTGCGGCTCGTTTCTCATCACATCCCATGTTTGCTGGAATCAACCCCTGGGAACGAGGCCGTCCCTATGcaaaggaggccgagaagcttcTCGACTTGCACGATACCTCAATAATAACCATTCAAGCATGCGTGCTGTTAGCGTGCATCTGCGTGGCTGAAGGAGAAGCTGTCACAGAATCTGTATACTACGCCATTGCTTGTCGAATGGCCATGGTAATGGACCTACCCAACGCTCCTGTCAAGACGGCTATTGAGCGCGAAGTCAACAAGAGAGGTGCGTGGGCTTTGCTGAATGTGAGTGCTATGTGGTCACGACTGAACTGTCCTTGATAGTCTGGTGGTCTCTTGTTACCAGCGATACCTGGTTGTCTGCAGCCTTTTGTCTTCCCAGAGCGATAAAACCACGCCAAGATGTCCCGTTACCGATAGGAGAGTTGACCTTTGCTCGACTTCAACTAGATGACCTGGCAGACGATGAACAGGTCTTAGCTGCTCTATCATCTGAATCCGCAGAGTACTCCTTTCCAGTGCTCGCCCATATGATCAAACTTAACCAGATCCTATACGAGATCAACTCCTACTGTGCAACAGTAGTAGCCGAGGAGATCCAACAAGAGTCAATGTGGAACTCTATACATAAGCTGTCTGCTTCCCTGGACCGGTGGTATTCCTGTTTACCGATGCAATTACGGTACAGTCAAGATAACCTCCAGCACTGGACCAGCCAGGGGCTCGGTCCCAAGTTCATATGCCTTCACATCAACTATAACAATGCCTCGCAACGCCTATTCTACCAGTTCCTCCAACTCAGCCAGGTATCGGATGAGACGGGCAGCACAGCCATCCCAACGCAGCTATACGCCGAGAGGTGCAAGCGGCACGCCGGAGACCTGTGCGACCTCATCTCACACGCTAAGTCCCGCCCCGAGACGGACGTCTACTACTCCCTCGCGGGCCACATGCTCGTCATCGCGTCTACGGTTCAGCTCCATACCCTGCTGTTCGGTATGGACGAGAGCGAGATCCAACTAGCCAAACGCAGGCTTGAGCGCAACTTTGAGATGCTGACCGACATATACACGTACTGGCCCATCGTCTACACGTCCTTTAGCAGACTAAAGGCTTTTCATAATGCCTGCCTGAATAGCAAGGACAGCTCGTTCCGGCTCGACCGGTGGATGCTTCAGTTTATCCTCGAGTTCTCGAAGCCGGTGGACGAGAAGGACATGAGTGCCCGTGATCCGGAGAGGGACCTGTGGCCTCTAGACCAGCTGAGGTATCTTTTTGAGTCGTAGCAGGGGATATTTGAAAAAGCATATCAGGTTCATTCACTATAAGCACCAACTTGCGGTGTTGATAATGAGGATACGGGCAATGGATGAGTACTAGATACCAACCCCCAGGATGATTGTTGGTTCAACCATCTGTCTATTTGAAACACTGAGAATCCATATCCCTGCTCAAGCATACCACGCTATCAGCCGTGACTTCATCTTTCATCCTCCACCAAAGGCCTCGTCACACCCACACaaagtcatcatcctcaaatCATGGAAAGCTCGGCTTCAAAACAAACTGTGCCCCAGCAACCAGGCCGCTACCAAACGATTCAAGTCCACTTCGTCGGCGCTCCTCGCGTCGGGCTAAGAGCGTTAGTCCATCGCATCTGCATGCAGGAGTACGTTGACGAGGTTCCCTACGACCCAACGGGTGATGAGAGTGGCCGCAAGATGGTGACGGTTCAGCAGGGCCCAGTGATGCTGAACTGCGATCTCATCAAATCCAACGATGCCTACACCCCCACCTTGGTCGAGAGGCTGGCTGCGCGCTCAGATGCTCTCATATGCGTGTACTCTGTCGCGGACCGCTCCAGCTTTGACTATGTGCAAGCGTTGTGCAGGGACATTCCGGTGCCTCCTCTGCCAGAGGGGCCAGTCATCTTTGTGGCAGCAAGCAAGACAGATCTACCGGATTGGGAAGTGTCGCTATATGAGGGGAGAGAGTTTAGTTTCAGCATCGGCGCCGAGTTCCTCATCACATCAGCCAAGACGGGTTCCGgttgtggtgatgatgacgctGCATCGTTGGTAGATCACATATACACGAACAAGGCCAGAGCAGAGCAAGAAATGAAGGCGAGGTCAGCGGACCAGGCTGGTGATGAAAGGGTCAGGGGTGTTACTGATAAATCCAAAGTTCACCGGATGGTTTCGCGGGTTGTTGAGCGGTTAAAGAGGTTGAGGGATAGGCAAGATCCCAATCAAGAGAATTCAACCTCGTATACCACGCCTCCTCCAGCCAGGTCAAGATCACGACATGAGACCCAAGGATAAGCAGAAACCAACAGGGCAACTACATTCCCCAGAATCAGAAGCCATAGATATATCTCACCACACAACAAGCTCAGCAATCATTACAAAGTTATCGTGAGTGGCGTTTCAACTAGAAGCCTGTTGAGTCATATGAGCCCGAGACGAACTATATACAACTAACAACCTTTCATCCAAACCAAAAGCCGAACCAAAACTCCCCCAAGCTAATACAAAGACCTGGCCATGATTGCAATACAACGTCGGTCTGCAAAACCACAGGCAACTCAAGCTTCCGCTACAGTTAATTTCTACATAGATCCGTCTTCTCTGATCCTTATAGCTATGTCTAGGTATGATATATGGCAACTCCATTTACCACGACGTCTTCAAATACACCTTCCAGCTCGTGAATGCAAACCACTTCGTCGATCCATCGGGCAGATAGACCGAACCCTCCATGCCACGTGCTCAAACTTCGCTCCAGCGCTAATGCCTGCAAGACAACCTTGAGATGCGTTTATAGAGACAGAcaaataaaaaaagcaaaccccttcttcctctttctttcttctttctcggcCGAGATCCAGGTATCACAAGGTCATCCAGCCCGCGTCCTGCTCTCATCTGCCGATCATGACCAACAGCCTTTCCGTACCAAAATGTATGTAGGAGAGTGTAACCATCCGGGACCACCACCTGATCTCAATCAATCTCGTACGAATCCCTTTGCGCCATGATGTGAGTGCGTGAAAAGGACCAACTCCGGGCGGCCTCTGAGTTGCTAATGGGCATCATCGAGAGCCCTCGGTTTCGTCCCTCATTACTGATATGTGTGGTGATGTGCGTGTGTGCGTCCCGGCAAAATCAAATAGGTAGACAATGACAATTATAGCATCCAACAGCGAACTTTGGTGCGACCAACTTCCAGACAAGAGATTCCCAAACTGAGACGGAACGCCGTAAACTCCGGGTGCTTATCGCATGCTTTGTTCACCGCTCTTCGCCACCTCGAGCCTTCCCGCGCCTCCTGAAGAAGTCCATGACTCGCTTCGCGGCTCCGCTGCTCCCTTCGTGTCCTCGGTAGTCGGCCCCTTCGTAGGCGTCCGCGAATCGCTTGTGGTTCTTGTGAAGGACCCCGCCACGCTCTCCACGGCTGCTGCCCGCGCGTCCATCGAAGGTCTCGGATTCCGAAAAGTCGCCCTGGTAAGGTCGAGATCGCGGTTCCGTCGGGGGGCGGCGCATGTCCACTGACGACTCAGACCCCGTGTTTAGGTGAGCACCACTCTGCATGTAGGGTGGGATGGCGCTGGGCCTTCTGGCATCCTGTGCTGTAGATCCGTAGCGGTGGTGGTAGACAGGGCTCGAGTGAGCAGTATCTTGCGAGGGGACCTGCTCGTAAGGGGCGTCAAAGTAAGGCTCGCTGTGTCGGGGCTCGTCATGGGCGCTGTATCCACGGAGCTGCTCGTTTCGGGGGTTCTGAATGGGCAGGTCTTGCTGCGACTCAGCCTCCGAGGCTGTTACACTTCCATGATCCTtaccaccaccaagacccAGTTTGGAAGACAGAGCTGGGGGCACCAGAGAGAATCGCCGACGCTCCGGCTTCTCACCTGAACCTTGAGAGCCGTGGATGCTGCCACTGCGCTTCttgccaagtccaagggAAAAGGATCGTCGAGATGCTCTTGAATCAACCGAGGGTCTGGGGCCAGCTTCCTCACCAGGCAGCATCGTGTTGGACAAGCTGACGGGAGGGTACTTTCTTGACTTGTCGGCGGGCTGTTCTGATCGCTTCTTACCACGACCTCCAAAGATAGATCCGCTTCGGCCCATGATCTTGTTGCCAAGATCGCCAAGTGTGTTGGACCGCTTGTGGCCCCTTCCTTCACGCTTCGTCTCATTCTGGAAGGCAGACATCTTCATAACCTTGGGAGGAACGCTTCCCACTGTCTTGGCCAcgttctcctcgtcctcagggTTCGAAGGCTGCTGGATTCGGCCTTGAGCATTGGTATCGGCAATTGTTGGGGGCACCGGTTGTCCGTAGGTAGTGCGAGATTGCAGACCCATAGAAGCGGAGGACTTTATAGAGCCTCCGGTTTGTGGCCTGGCTGTGGTACTAATTCCAGTCATGAAGGCGTTGTCGGAGGTGGCGCGAGTGTCGCGGCTCGGTCTCGCGGGAGCGGCAGCAGTGTTCTTGTGAGCGCTCTGAGGCCGCCTGGACTGTGTTGTCCGGGCAGCAATCTCCTTTGCCACTGGAGGCTCTCGAGGTAGTGGCTTCTCAGTAGAGACCTCGGGTGCGGGCGCCTGTGTAAGAGAGCGAGAGCTGGGTTTGGCGGCCGCGGCATCGGCACCACGCTGTGTCTGCGTGGTGGGAGCCACGTACTCGACCTGAACAGTCCGTCGCTTGGCATCCTTGGGCGTGCGGTGCCCAGACTCGGATTCGGGGTCGATGTTTCCATGGGTCTTGGCCAGTCCTCCAACAACGGGAGGATGAGACTGCTTGTGCTTGGTGGCCTCGCGGACCGATGAGCTTCTGGCGATAGTCGGAGCCTCTGCATAATCGTCCGGTGCGGAGCCAGAATTCGGAACATCGGAAGGTAATGTCGTCGAGCTGGTTATAAACTCCACCAGGTTCGCGTATTCGCTGAGCCAGCTGTGTCGAGCCACTTCGAAGAGGTCCGCCCTCTTACGGGGGTTGGGGACGAGGATACGACGGAGGAGATCTCGAGCGTGTGGTGTGACATACTCGGGGAACGTCAGAGGAGTCGTCACGATATACTTGTAGAGAAGGTTGATGTTGTCGCCTTCGGGGTTGGCCGGATCGTCATCGAAGGGAAGGTAGCCAGCAAGCATCGCGTACTAATCTCAAGTTAGCACCAACCATCATCAGCAACAGTTCATATTCGACGTACCAGAATGACACCACAACTCCAGACATCCACCTTGCGTCCGGTGTAGAGGGAGTCGCTGACAACGAGCTCGGGAGCTGCGTAGCACGGGCTACCGCAACTTGTCTGCATGAGATCACCCTTCCTGGTTCCGTTGCGCTTGACGCGGTCCAGACCCATTCGTTTCACGAATTCCCTGTCGGTGAGGttaagctcctcctcctcagtgaGATCCTCATTCGCATCGAAAGTGTTGGCAAACCCAAAGTCGGTAATAATGATGTTGCGGTTGCGATCCAGGAGCAGGTTTTCCAGTTTCAGATCTCGGTGAACGATTCCCTTCTTGTGAAGATAGCCGACACCCGAGACAAGCTGGGCAAACAAACGGCGGGCCGCATTGTCCTTCAGGTATCGGTGGTTGAGAATATAGTCGAACAGCTCGCCTCCAGATGCATACTCGAGAATGATGCCAATGTGTCTCTCTGTCTCGACCTTGTCGATCAGGCGCACGATATTAGGGTGCTGGACACCTCGCAAAATGGCAACTTCTCGGTAGATCTTGGCGAATCGAGACGGGTTGCTGCCAACACTGTcccttttaataagcttGATAGCAACCTGTGGCGAATCGTTAGTCAATTCCTAGAAAAAGCAAGCCGGGAGGATGCGAGCTCACCTGAACGCTGCTGTCTTGCTTCCAGCCTagcttgaccttgccaaactcgccctcgccgaTAGTGTTTCCCAGGATAAAGTCGCCGAATTTTGTAGTGCCCTTGTTGCTTCGGCTGTGATCGTGACGACTCCGTTGCCCTCGTCGTTCCTCGCCGTGGTCGCCAGTCGCGACCACAGGAGGCGGCgcagcatcgtcgtcgtcctggTTTGTGGCATGATTCCGATCCCTGCCACTTGGATCTTGGGCAGCTGCAATGGCTTTGGTTAGGTTGTCAGTGGCTTCGTGGACAGGTCTCGAGGGCGTACTGTGGGCGGATCGGATGGGAATCGCGGTCGTGGCGTTCTTGCCATCTCTGCTGGCGGCTCGGGCAGCGGCGTCAGCCTTGCTGCTTCGATATCCATTTTCTGCGGCAGCGCCGTGATCACCATGGGAACCGGATCGAGATGCATCGTTTTGTCCTCGTCGAGGGGAGTTGGTCATCTTCTCATTGGAGTATTGTGTCCTTCGCGAACCGCCGCTCTGGTTGTTGGACGAAGTCCGTGGAGGAGCAACGGGAGGCATGTTGCCGTGCCGATCAGAGGCGGACGGCTCGTGTTCGTTGGGCGCTGAGGTAGCGGTGACGGGAGAGCCAAAACCGGGACCTAGATGGTAAGCAGGTGAAGGTGCACTGTCGCTCGTCTTGCGTGAAGGAGGTC
This region includes:
- a CDS encoding Zn(2)-C6 fungal-type domain-containing protein, whose translation is MRPLSACIACRDRRKKCDRAPQSIRCNLCIKRGLECSFESTPEIPDKPLEHASPAILNDPDLSEELVDLYFRHGNIAFPCLFHWPSFKASVRDGTVPRILFLGAVGLAARFSSHPMFAGINPWERGRPYAKEAEKLLDLHDTSIITIQACVLLACICVAEGEAVTESVYYAIACRMAMVMDLPNAPVKTAIEREVNKRVWWSLVTSDTWLSAAFCLPRAIKPRQDVPLPIGELTFARLQLDDLADDEQVLAALSSESAEYSFPVLAHMIKLNQILYEINSYCATVVAEEIQQESMWNSIHKLSASLDRWYSCLPMQLRYSQDNLQHWTSQGLGPKFICLHINYNNASQRLFYQFLQLSQVSDETGSTAIPTQLYAERCKRHAGDLCDLISHAKSRPETDVYYSLAGHMLVIASTVQLHTLLFGMDESEIQLAKRRLERNFEMLTDIYTYWPIVYTSFSRLKAFHNACLNSKDSSFRLDRWMLQFILEFSKPVDEKDMSARDPERDLWPLDQLRYLFES
- a CDS encoding Protein kinase domain-containing protein — protein: MSSAALQTAPHQHTALASSPLATPSSRQYRSSHSSPSGQAYNAQQTATASPSSRRPPSRKTSDSAPSPAYHLGPGFGSPVTATSAPNEHEPSASDRHGNMPPVAPPRTSSNNQSGGSRRTQYSNEKMTNSPRRGQNDASRSGSHGDHGAAAENGYRSSKADAAARAASRDGKNATTAIPIRSAHSTPSRPVHEATDNLTKAIAAAQDPSGRDRNHATNQDDDDAAPPPVVATGDHGEERRGQRSRHDHSRSNKGTTKFGDFILGNTIGEGEFGKVKLGWKQDSSVQVAIKLIKRDSVGSNPSRFAKIYREVAILRGVQHPNIVRLIDKVETERHIGIILEYASGGELFDYILNHRYLKDNAARRLFAQLVSGVGYLHKKGIVHRDLKLENLLLDRNRNIIITDFGFANTFDANEDLTEEEELNLTDREFVKRMGLDRVKRNGTRKGDLMQTSCGSPCYAAPELVVSDSLYTGRKVDVWSCGVILYAMLAGYLPFDDDPANPEGDNINLLYKYIVTTPLTFPEYVTPHARDLLRRILVPNPRKRADLFEVARHSWLSEYANLVEFITSSTTLPSDVPNSGSAPDDYAEAPTIARSSSVREATKHKQSHPPVVGGLAKTHGNIDPESESGHRTPKDAKRRTVQVEYVAPTTQTQRGADAAAAKPSSRSLTQAPAPEVSTEKPLPREPPVAKEIAARTTQSRRPQSAHKNTAAAPARPSRDTRATSDNAFMTGISTTARPQTGGSIKSSASMGLQSRTTYGQPVPPTIADTNAQGRIQQPSNPEDEENVAKTVGSVPPKVMKMSAFQNETKREGRGHKRSNTLGDLGNKIMGRSGSIFGGRGKKRSEQPADKSRKYPPVSLSNTMLPGEEAGPRPSVDSRASRRSFSLGLGKKRSGSIHGSQGSGEKPERRRFSLVPPALSSKLGLGGGKDHGSVTASEAESQQDLPIQNPRNEQLRGYSAHDEPRHSEPYFDAPYEQVPSQDTAHSSPVYHHRYGSTAQDARRPSAIPPYMQSGAHLNTGSESSVDMRRPPTEPRSRPYQGDFSESETFDGRAGSSRGERGGVLHKNHKRFADAYEGADYRGHEGSSGAAKRVMDFFRRRGKARGGEER